The Devosia sp. SD17-2 genome includes a region encoding these proteins:
- a CDS encoding ABC transporter substrate-binding protein, translated as MDQRGCTLVLKLRQGVKFHDGEAFNAEAVKTSIEFYQNSGKQADLNPVTEIEVVDEFTVALHVDRPYSVLTSLLMDRGGMIISPKAIAEHGVEGVGRNPAGTGPFRVSSWAAGDNLSLERFSDYWNPDRIKLDGLEYRIIKNPTTVVSALMAGQLDYVMSIDPVNLPVIRRNANLQVMTQPTIASVVIAVNTNLEPVSSKLVRQAFSYGIDRQALARIAYGGEVEALPASLLVPPSYWPSTPELDNHYTYNPEKAKQLVTEAGYPDGVEVAICANANSVASARCQAR; from the coding sequence GTGGACCAACGAGGATGTACCCTCGTCCTCAAACTCCGTCAGGGCGTGAAGTTCCACGATGGCGAGGCATTCAATGCTGAGGCCGTAAAAACCAGCATTGAGTTCTATCAAAACTCTGGCAAGCAGGCCGACCTCAACCCGGTTACTGAAATCGAAGTGGTCGACGAATTCACCGTCGCCCTGCATGTCGACCGTCCATATTCAGTGCTCACTTCGCTCCTCATGGATCGTGGCGGCATGATTATCTCGCCCAAGGCGATAGCCGAGCACGGTGTTGAAGGCGTAGGCCGAAATCCCGCAGGCACGGGCCCATTCCGGGTCTCGAGCTGGGCAGCCGGCGACAACCTGTCGCTCGAACGCTTCTCCGACTACTGGAATCCAGATCGCATCAAGCTCGACGGGCTCGAGTATCGCATCATCAAGAACCCGACCACGGTGGTCTCCGCTCTGATGGCCGGTCAGCTCGACTATGTGATGAGCATTGACCCTGTGAACCTGCCCGTGATCCGGCGAAATGCCAATCTTCAGGTCATGACGCAGCCCACCATTGCGTCGGTGGTCATTGCGGTGAACACCAATCTCGAGCCAGTGTCGAGCAAGCTGGTCCGTCAGGCCTTCTCTTATGGCATTGACCGCCAGGCACTCGCGCGCATCGCCTACGGTGGGGAAGTTGAGGCGCTCCCAGCAAGCCTTCTAGTTCCGCCGAGCTACTGGCCATCGACGCCGGAACTCGACAACCACTACACTTATAACCCGGAAAAAGCCAAGCAACTCGTCACTGAGGCTGGATACCCAGACGGGGTTGAGGTGGCCATCTGCGCCAACG
- a CDS encoding oligopeptide/dipeptide ABC transporter ATP-binding protein codes for MPATSGTVPVAGVELSQGKNTARDAGAAGIQMVVQDSGGALNPRWPIWRTISEPHRLMNKRSGAELREFAAQILRDIGLPVEFLDRYPHQLSGGQRQRVNIARALAAKPTIIALDEAVSALDLSVRNEILGLLARLKERQLTYLFITHDMGAVVQIATHVAVLYLGKLVENGPVKEVVQDPKHPYTRALVGAVPTIGKQRKAAVLARGEADDAGAPPPGCRFHRRCPFAIDLCREAEPQLQKFSGRQIACHRVQDIDDLFFEGGKP; via the coding sequence GTGCCAGCTACCTCCGGCACTGTTCCGGTCGCCGGCGTTGAGCTTTCCCAGGGGAAGAATACCGCGCGCGACGCGGGCGCAGCCGGCATCCAGATGGTCGTGCAGGATTCTGGTGGCGCTCTCAATCCGCGCTGGCCGATCTGGCGCACCATAAGCGAACCCCACCGCCTGATGAACAAGCGCAGCGGCGCAGAACTGCGTGAGTTTGCCGCTCAAATTCTGAGGGACATAGGCCTGCCGGTTGAATTTCTCGACCGATACCCCCACCAGCTCTCCGGGGGACAGCGTCAGCGCGTCAATATTGCGCGCGCCCTGGCGGCCAAGCCGACGATTATCGCGCTGGACGAGGCCGTCTCGGCGCTGGACCTTTCGGTCCGCAATGAGATCCTTGGCCTTCTGGCGCGCCTCAAAGAGCGGCAGCTCACCTACCTCTTCATTACGCACGACATGGGCGCAGTGGTGCAGATAGCCACCCACGTGGCGGTCCTCTACCTAGGCAAACTGGTCGAAAATGGCCCGGTCAAAGAGGTCGTTCAGGACCCAAAGCATCCCTACACACGGGCACTTGTCGGCGCCGTACCAACAATCGGCAAGCAGCGGAAAGCAGCAGTCCTTGCGCGGGGTGAAGCGGATGACGCCGGCGCGCCACCACCAGGCTGCCGCTTCCACAGACGGTGTCCGTTCGCGATCGATCTCTGCCGGGAGGCGGAGCCTCAACTGCAGAAATTCTCCGGGCGCCAGATAGCGTGTCACCGGGTTCAAGACATCGACGATCTTTTTTTCGAGGGAGGAAAACCATGA
- a CDS encoding ATP-binding cassette domain-containing protein, translating into MTPDTSTKIALSVDNLVVRFKRPRASDVQAVSDVSISLPEQSTLALIGESGSGKSTLAPSRLRTGASYLRHCSGRRR; encoded by the coding sequence ATGACCCCCGATACAAGCACAAAAATCGCGCTATCCGTCGACAACCTTGTCGTCCGCTTCAAGCGCCCGCGCGCTTCCGACGTCCAGGCGGTGAGCGATGTCAGCATCAGCCTGCCTGAGCAGTCCACGCTCGCCCTCATCGGGGAATCCGGTTCTGGCAAGTCCACTCTGGCTCCGAGCCGTTTGCGGACTGGTGCCAGCTACCTCCGGCACTGTTCCGGTCGCCGGCGTTGA
- a CDS encoding oligopeptide/dipeptide ABC transporter ATP-binding protein: MQLTVIFVSHDLGLIAETCDRNAVFYAGQVVEVGTAEDIIHRPRHPYTEALVAATPDMTEVGKLLQGIPGQPPLAGRWPDGCRFSNRCPKAQAECSKPQEMRHLSDGRGVRCILADDAGEMQ, encoded by the coding sequence TTGCAGCTGACAGTTATCTTCGTTTCCCACGATCTTGGTCTGATCGCCGAGACCTGCGACCGGAACGCCGTCTTTTACGCGGGTCAGGTTGTCGAGGTTGGGACGGCAGAAGACATCATTCACCGGCCCCGCCACCCCTACACAGAGGCCCTGGTGGCCGCCACGCCCGACATGACGGAAGTCGGCAAGCTCCTACAGGGCATTCCGGGTCAGCCACCGCTGGCAGGACGCTGGCCGGACGGATGCCGTTTCAGCAACCGCTGTCCCAAGGCACAGGCCGAATGCTCCAAGCCGCAGGAAATGCGCCACCTTTCTGATGGACGCGGCGTCCGGTGCATCCTGGCTGACGACGCTGGTGAGATGCAATGA